The following proteins are encoded in a genomic region of Sesamum indicum cultivar Zhongzhi No. 13 linkage group LG8, S_indicum_v1.0, whole genome shotgun sequence:
- the LOC105168718 gene encoding rac-like GTP-binding protein ARAC8, whose product MSASVSRFIKCVTVGDGAVGKTCMLICYTSNKFPTDYIPTVFDNFSANVVVEGTTVNLGLWDTAGQEDYNRLRPLSYRGADVFVLAFSLVSRASYENILKKWIPELQHFAPGIPVVLVGTKLDLREDKHYLADHPGLIPVTTAQGEELRRQIGASYYIECSSKTQQNVKAVFDAAIRVVIKPPQKQREKKKPRRGCLVDIFCGRTVYQE is encoded by the exons ATGTCTGCGAGTGTTTCAAGATTCATCAAGTGTGTGACTGTGGGTGATGGGGCTGTTGGCAAGACTTGTATGCTCATTTGCTATACCAGTAACAAGTTCCCCACT GACTATATACCTACAGTGTTTGATAACTTCAGTGCAAATGTGGTAGTTGAAGGAACTACGGTCAACTTAGGCCTTTGGGATACAGCAG GTCAAGAAGATTACAATAGGTTGAGGCCGTTGAGCTACAGAGGAGCTGATGTGTTCGTCTTAGCGTTTTCATTAGTCAGTCGTGCAAGCTATGAGAACATACTTAAAAAG TGGATCCCTGAACTTCAGCATTTTGCTCCGGGGATTCCAGTGGTACTAGTTGGCACCAAACTAG ATCTTCGTGAGGACAAGCACTACTTGGCTGATCATCCTGGATTAATTCCTGTTACCACTGCACAG GGGGAGGAGCTCCGTAGACAAATTGGCGCCTCTTACTACATTGAGTGCAGCTCCAAAACTCAACAG AACGTAAAAGCAGTGTTCGATGCCGCTATCAGGGTAGTCATCAAGCCCCCACAGAAGCAAAGGGAGAAGAAAAAGCCACGTAGAGGGTGCCTTGT GGATATCTTCTGTGGAAGAACTGTCTACCAGGAATGA
- the LOC105168717 gene encoding protease Do-like 9, translating to MGIGNKRKRKHGRRSRKRPENAVVGATNPEAAAGGNEVRSSVSNVELVTSNSPPPSSKHQRRRRGRPNKTPKPEAPTDETLSNDVPPVATSPVLPPVNAESSVARVLPAMDSVVKVFCVHTDPNFSLPWQRKRQYSSSSSGFVIQGRRVLTSAHSVEHYTQIKLKKRGSDTKYVATVLAIGVECDIALLTVNDDEFWEGISPVVFGDLPALQDAVTVVGYPIGGDTISVTSGVVSRIEILSYVHGSTELLGLQIDAAVNSGNSGGPAFNDRGICVGIAFQSIKYEDVENIGYVIPTPVIMHFIQDYEKHGMYTGFPVLAIEWQKMENKDLRLSMGMKLDHNGIRIRRIGPSSPLFKVLKPSDIILSFDGVDIAEDGTVPFRHGERIGFSYLVSQKYTDDSAEIEVLRNSERLKFKVDLGTHTRLVPAHNNGKPPSYYIIAGFVFTPVSVPYLRSEYGKEYECEGPVKLLDKVLHEMPQSVDEQIVVISQVLVADINIGYEDIVNTQVLAFNGQPVKNLKSLVTMVESCTDKYMKFDLEYQQIVVLRTRTAKAATLNILTRHCVPSAMSDDLKT from the exons ATGGGCATCGGGAACAAGCGTAAGCGTAAGCACGGCCGCCGATCCAGAAAGCGGCCGGAGAACGCCGTCGTAGGCGCCACTAATCCCGAGGCAGCCGCCGGGGGGAATGAAGTGAGGTCCTCCGTCAGCAACGTGGAGCTCGTCACCTCGAATTCTCCACCACCTTCCTCTAAACACCAGCGACGCCGCCGTGGGCGCCCCAACAAAACCCCCAAGCCTGAAGCTCCAACCGACGAGACTCTTTCCAATGACGTTCCGCCTGTCGCTACCAGTCCTGTGCTTCCGCCGGTTAATGCGGAGAGCTCTGTTGCTAGGGTTCTTCCAGCCATGGACTCGGTGGTGAAGGTTTTCTGTGTTCACACAGATCCGAATTTCTCTTTGCCGTGGCAGCGGAAGCGGCAGTACAGTTCGAGCAGCAGTGGGTTTGTGATCCAGGGAAGGAGGGTTTTGACGAGTGCGCATTCGGTGGAGCATTATACTCAGATCAAGTTGAAAAAGAGAGGTTCCGATACTAAGTATGTCGCCACTGTTCTCGCTATTGGCGTCGAATGCGACATTG CTTTGTTAACAGTAAATGATGATGAATTCTGGGAAGGGATATCACCTGTAGTCTTCGGTGATCTACCAGCACTTCAAGATGCTGTGACAGTTGTGGGTTATCCTATTGGGGGCGACACTATCTCTGTCACCAGTGGGGTTGTCTCACGAATAGAAATTCTCTCATATGTTCATGGTTCCACTGAACTTCTGGGTTTGCAG ATAGATGCTGCTGTAAACTCTGGAAATTCTGGGGGACCTGCTTTCAATGACAGGGGAATTTGTGTTGGTATTGCatttcaatcaataaaatatgaggATGTGGAGAATATTGGCTATGTCATACCAACACCAGTCATCATGCACTTCATACAAGATTACGAGAAGCATGGAATGTATACTG GATTCCCTGTTCTTGCGATCGAGTGGCAGAAGATGGAAAATAAAGACTTGCGGTTGTCAATGGGAATGAAACTTGATCATAATGGTATCCGCATACGAAGAATTGGTCCAAGTTCTCCACTGTTCAAGGTTTTGAAGCCATCAGATATCATCCTTAGCTTTGATGGGGTTGATATTGCTGAAGATGGAACAG TTCCATTTAGGCATGGAGAGCGCATAGGTTTCAGCTACCTTGTGTCCCAAAAATATACTGATGATAGTGCTGAAATTGAAGTTTTACGTAATTCAGAGCGTCTCAAGTTCAAAGTTGATCTTGGAACTCATACACGGCTTGTTCCTGCTCACAACAATGGCAAGCCTCCTTCATATTATATCATTGCAGGGTTCGTTTTTACGCCAGTTTCTGTTCCATATCTCCGTTCTGAG TATGGAAAGGAGTATGAGTGTGAAGGTCCGGTCAAGCTGCTGGACAAGGTCTTACATGAAATGCCTCAATCAGTAGATGAacaaattgttgtaatttccCAG GTGCTTGTAGCTGACATCAATATTGGATACGAGGACATTGTCAACACTCAG GTACTTGCCTTTAATGGTCAGCCCGTTAAGAATCTGAAGAGCTTGGTTACCATGGTTGAGAGCTGCActgataaatatatgaaatttgatttggaaTACCAGCAG